The Hordeum vulgare subsp. vulgare chromosome 7H, MorexV3_pseudomolecules_assembly, whole genome shotgun sequence DNA window ATCCCTGAATAATGTATCAATCTGATAATCATGTAACCACAATTTTCTAATATTAACAGGAAAACCTCAGCAGTGTTACTGATCTAGTAGAGTATAATATTACCTCCAATCCATATTAATTGCAGATTTAGTACAAAGTAAATTCTATAGCAAAGCTCCATACTGGTGTCCTGCAGCATTCCACAGGCCACATATCCTGCATATTTTCCTTCAAAGTTTCTAGTGAAAGAACCAATTTCAGTGCTACAGATAGTGCACAGATATCTGGAATGCAAAATCTGAATGTGCCATCCATAAACCAGTTCTGTACCAAAGACTGACTAGTGCAAACAGACCAAAGAACAGGAAAAGTACACGATTTAATTCACAGTAGTGAATTAAACCTTATAGGTTCACTCTGATGGTTTCGATGGCATTATATGATTTAACAATGTACACTGAACATTTCCACCGTTTTACAGCTGTTAGGAATCGTCGAATTATACAAATTACTGAAATGAAACAGGTGAGGTCCTGGTTGCATCTCCAGCGAACATTAAGAGTAAGAGGTGCCGTGTGTCTGTCGGTCAGTCATGTCATTTCGCAGCCTGCTCGATCACAGATATCTTGGTCCACCTTTCCTGCTCTTCGGGTGCACTGTTGCCCTGAAGAGGTGGCAAAGAGAAAGCACTGACTGTCGAGCTTTTGCTTCGGATCTCTTTCAGAGCCCTAAGCGCGGCGACCGTGCTCTTCATGTACAtgctctccatgaactcaatctcATCAAGCTCTGGAATACATCTGCTGTTAACCAAGGAAGAACTGGGGTTCAGAGGCTGGTCCGCAGTGTTGCCATCTTCATTTCCCTCTTCGACTGATGCAGATGGTTTGTTTGATGGCAGGAGCTGGTCAAGCATGGCCTCACACTCCTTCACGAGCTTGTACAGGAGGTCAGTGGTGAAGAAAGGCTGAAGCAAAACATTTTGGATGAAAGGCAGACGGATCAGAGCCCCAGTTCTTTTGTCATACTTCTTCAGGATCTTCACCAGTCCTGTAATGGCAACAGAAACATAAGCATCATCGATGATGAAAAATCAAAGGAACTTAGGGTGGAACGCGGGGGGAGCTCAAATTTCAAATAGCTACTCACGTAGTGGTAGTAGACAGAAGTAAAGGTtcaaatccccccccccccccttctcagGAAGTTCTCCATAAGAGAAGAGAGTGATTGCTGAGTTCTGTTTTTACTATACTAATCAGCACTTTAGACTCAATGAACTTTTATCGTTAGCCAAATTCTAAAAATAAATTAGGTGAAATCTGCAGAAAACGACACACGGGAAACGAACATACAAATTTATCACGGCGCTAAGAAGCTGCACTTTAGGAACAGCACAGCCATAAGTAACTTATCATTCCCCCCACTAGCAGATCCCTCGGAGGAGCATAACACAAAAGTTACTGTTTCATCAAAGCTAACATGATAGCATGTGTAGCCAATAGGGCATGTGTAGCCAATAGGGCATGTGTGTAGCCAGTTGAGGTCatagcaagtccaccaaagccatTATGCAGCAGATATAACACAACAAAACAAGCTACTCATTAACCTCAACTTGATTATAGCTTGCAAGAAATATGACTTTATAAAAGCAACCTACCAGACTAACACTAGAAAATAGATCGCGCGTTGCAGGTAGTTATGAGCAATCATATAGCACTTCTTTTAATTGTCAGAAGAATTTGAGCAAGAGTTACATGAAAAGGACACAGCCAGTGCTATAAGCTCCCACATAAGGTGGGGCCTGTGGAAGGATTAGACGAGGCAAGCCTTACCCCTGCACAGGGCAATGCAGAGAGGCTGCGTCGAACCCATGACCTCTTACCACAAGTGGGAAGTACTTCACCACTGCGCCAGGTCTGTCCTTCCAGATTGCAATAACAACAGTAACATGCAAATTGCCAAATTACCCACTATTACATATTCCTCTTAGGTGTAACTCTAGTCAGTAGACTTTCATACTCCTACTAAAGATGTTTGAGCGAGGGGCACTTACGGCCTAATTAATGCACTTTGATATGAGTTTGCATCCGGACTTTTCCAAGTCGTGCAAAAACTATATAGTAAAAGGGAGTTCACTGCTGTAAAAGGTAGAGGCATATGACCCTTGCTAATTGATTCAATTTTCATTAACATGTTGACCTTGCCATGGTGTGGAAGGATGAGTTTATTGTAACAAAGCTTAGAGGAAAAAAAGACCACACCCACTATAATTTGCCAagccaaaagaaagagaaaggcaaaCCGATAAAACCCCTCAACTTAGCAAGATGTTATGTTCACTATTAAGCTTTAGTGCTACTATATTCTAACATATCCTCATCCAGATTAGTAAATTTGATCCCAAGAGAAAACAACAACCATTAAAACTGACACTTAAATTGTTTTAGATTACATGATTTATCAGCAACCCCGCTGATAAGTGATAACTAGAGCAGCATTTTTTTCACACTCAAAGCAGCAATATTGGCAAAGAGCAAACAAGATTACTACACTGTAAAGCTAACAAATGAAGACCTAGGGGATGTTTGGCTCCCAGCCACACTTTGCGAAGCCAAAATTTGGCAGTCGCACTTTAGTTGGCATGCGTTTGGTCTTTGCCATAGTTTGGCTTGCAACACTTTATTTCCCCTGTGGCCCATTTATCATAGAGTCAAAAAAATTGCCAACTTTTGCCAAAGTTTGGCGTTTGATTTTTCAGCCACACTTTCTGGCTGGCCATACTTTTATGGCTTGCCACACTTTGGGTTGGCAAAATTAGTCTCCAACCAAACAGACCCCTAGTTTGCACAAGCACTATATATGCTGATTGCAGGACAGTCTGGAAAGGAGACAGGTGATTTAGACTGCCCATAGTGGAAGTAACTTCACGAGTAACATCGGGTCCAACTCagcaaatttgcttatgtggcaatGATTTAATGAGGAGAGAGATGAATTGAGTAACATAGCTAGTTACTCATACTATGGGTAACATCACACATACCAAGACAAGATGAATCTATAAGCTAATAAATGAAGTGTTGCATGACACCACAcatatgttactccccactatggagGTAGTAACATAAACTAGTAACATAGTATGCATGTTACTAGTTgaagttactccccactatgactaGTCTTAGTGCATCATATAACGTCATTATGACATTGTGCGAGTATGTGAAAAAGAAAACATATTTTTTGTGAGAATAGCAGAGCACCATTTTGAATGACAATAGGTTCAGTGCCTCATGTGAATTTAGAAGTCCTATTACAATGTGAGATGCAATGTCAGGCTATTGAAAAGAACAACTTATTTGCTACTATCGGGTTGTTTTTTAAGTTTATACGTCCACATATCGAATCAAGAAAAAATTATGGCTTGACCTAAAGACGTAGAACCTATTCGGGCCATTTAAAATCACATGCGAAAGAAACATAAGTGTGCTCCAAACTgtaaccaaatggggtcatcctatatatcaatcttcgctttCCGACCATTCcgaaacctcgtgacgtccgtgatctcattcgggactccgaacaacattcgtaaccaaccatataactcaaatacgcataaaacaacgtcgaaccttatgtGCAGActctgggttcgagaactatgtagacatgaccgagagactctcggtcaatatccaatagcgggacctggatgcccatattggatcctacatattctacgaagatcttatcgcttgaacctcaagccaaggattcgtataatcccgtatgtcattccctttgtccttcggtatgttacttgcccgagatttgatcgccgcatccgcatacctatttcaatctcgcttacggcaagtctctttactcgctccgtaatacaagatcccgcaacttacactaagttacattgcttgcaaggcttgtgtgtgatgttgtattaccgagtgggcccgagatacctctccgtcacacggagtgacaaatccagcttgatccatactaactcaactaacaccttcgagataccgtagagcatctttatagtcacccagcttacgttgcgacgtttgatacacacaaagcattcctccggtgtcagtgagttatatgatctcatggtcataggaataaatacttgacacgcagaaaacagtagcaacaaaatgacacgatcaacatgctacgtctattagtttgggtctagtccatcacgtgattctcccaatgacgtgatccagttatcaagcaacaacaccttgttcataatcagaagacactgactatcatcgatcaactggctagccaactagaggcatgctagggatggtgttttgtctatgtatccacacatgtaaatgagtcttcattcaatacaattatagcatggataataaactattatcttgatacaggaattataataataactatacatttattattgcctctagggcataattccaacagggtcatgtctagccttcgcacgcttctccgccggcttctCGGTCCGGCTGGGGCGAGACTAGCCCACGACCGTCTTCCCCGCGGCCATGTCCCACTGGCGCTTGGACTgcgtctcaagctccctctgggcagcatcagccgctgcccagccagcccgctcggctgcggaggcggtgtcttcctccacatcctccgcctccctgtcaagcgaaGAATTAAGGAACGAGGCTCCTCACAAGATAAGCGAGAAAAAGGGGGAGGGAATATTACCCCGCGACCATAGGTACCGGCCTCCGGCCGGCCCCGCGGAGCTTCTT harbors:
- the LOC123409210 gene encoding SPX domain-containing protein 1-like, which codes for IDDAYVSVAITGLVKILKKYDKRTGALIRLPFIQNVLLQPFFTTDLLYKLVKECEAMLDQLLPSNKPSASVEEGNEDGNTADQPLNPSSSLVNSRCIPELDEIEFMESMYMKSTVAALRALKEIRSKSSTVSAFSLPPLQGNSAPEEQERWTKISVIEQAAK